Within Topomyia yanbarensis strain Yona2022 chromosome 2, ASM3024719v1, whole genome shotgun sequence, the genomic segment CAAAGGAGCAATTCCGATTCATCTACTTGGAAACATGTGGGGACAAACTTGGGATAATGTATTGCTGTTACTCTCtcattgaaagaaaacaaactgACACCTATCTATAATTTCAGATTGTTGACTTCACTACTCCCTTCCCGGAGAAGAAACTTTTAGATGTAACCGACGAAATGATAAAACAAGGTTATACTCCGCTGAAGATGTTCCAGATGGGCGACGATTTCTTTCAATCTTTAAATATGACGAAACTACCACAGTAAGTTATCTCCGTCTAATGGCATTTGTTTGTTCTACAATTATCCTATTGAATCAGAGCATTCTGGGACAAGAGCATCCTGGAGAAACCGACAGACGGGCGGGATCTGGTGTGTCATGCCAGCGCCTGGGACTTTTTCGCGAAGGATGACGTTCGTATCAAGCAGTGCACTCGGGTTAACATGCGTGAATTCTTCATAGTTCATCACGAACTCGGTCACATCCAGTACTATCTGCAGTATCAGCATCAACCGGTCGAATACCGACGGGGAGCGAATCCCGGGTTCCACGAGGCCGTGGGCGACGTTCTTTCACTTTCAGTGTCAACGCCGAAACACCTGAAACGGGTCGGATTGCTCAAAGACTACGAAGAGGACGAGCAAGTAAAAATCAACCAGTTCTATCAATCGGTAACGGATCTTCAGTTGTtagtttgattttatttttaacaaaatacTTCGCAGGGCGTCACAAAATTTGTCTTCCTGCCGTTCGCCTATACCATGGATAAGTACCGCTGGAGCATTTTCCGGGGTGAAATCAAACCAGAAGAATACAACTGCCGCTTCTGGCAGCTACGTAGTCAGTTTTCTGGTATAGAACCTCCAGTGGTTCGTAGCGAGCAGGACTTTGATCCTCCTGCCAAGTATCATGTGTCGGCTGATGTCGAATATTTGCGCTACTTTGTGTCATATGTGATCCAATTTCAATTCCATAAGGCTGCCTGCAAACTGGCCGGAGAGTACGTTCCAGGTGATTCGGAAAAGACACTGAACAATTGTGACATCTATCAAAGTACCGAGGCGGGAAATAAGCTCAAGTAATGAACCCCTTTCGTATAGTACAATTTGTAAGCAATCGTTGAAATGATTTGGATACTGTTTTTTCAGGGAGATGCTTTCGCTGGGAGCCTCGAAGCCATGGCCGGATGCGATGGAGATCCTGACGGGAGAACGTAAAATGAGTGCCGATGCCATCTTGGAGTACTTCAAACCGCTACATGACTGGTTGAGCCAGGAAAACAAGCGACTTGGAGCCCACGTTGGTTGGACTGATTCCGAAAGTGAGTACAGCTGTCATAAGTTTGGAAAATCCGAACTGTAGTTTTTCCTTTTTCCAGAATGTGTCACGAACAATTTCGATTTTATGCCCAGTAGGAAGTGATTGCAGTTGGATTTTATAAATGAAACTAATTGTTTTGCAACCCGATGATTGAATCATGCTGCAGCTGTTGATGCTCTTTtactaaaaaaatacatagcttttaaattaatttttggaTATTATTCGTGGTTTTTTATTCTAGTAGGTAAGGGAAAGGGGAAGCAATGCCGTTGATTTGGATGGCTTGAGTATCAAGATATTTTAGTTGACCGTAAACCTTTTTAGTTCCCTGTTCGTGCGGAAGGCTGCCAGtcgttaaggttcaactgagaaagcctcGAAAACGACatcttcaaaaacaaaaaaagttttttacgCATCGTTCGCAAAgtattcatgaaaatcaatcagtagtATTCTGACAATGCTTCGAATAAAATGATTCATTTTCAAGAGGCTTGTGTAAAAACTAGCGAAAAAACTGCATTTTCCGTTCTTAACGATAGCCGCTTTTCGAGACTTTCTCAGCCTTTCATGACAAATCGAAAGCGACTCAGTTAGAAAATTAAACCCTATAAATCATTATTTTGGAATATAGGGATCTGTTTATTTACCTACTAAAACGAATCAATAGCGTATCTGCTCTTCAGGCACTTTCTGAGTCATTTGTGTATTGTCGCAGGTTGTTGCCTTTTGAATTATACATATGTCACAGGCTTAGTTTACAAATTGCTAGAAAGCCTCACCTTATCCAAATAAAACTTGacggaataaaaaaacaaacatcTTTTTGGTTGAAATTTTTGCCAAATTAACTCTCCGTTTAAGGCATAATCATCCGTCAATTGTTTCTATCATGTTCTGTATTTCTCgccttttttttgaaaaaggctaataaacaaaatttgggattttcgttttatttcatattcAGGATCTGTATTCGAAGTATTATTATCTGTAAAAACCCAAATGccataaaaataattgaaaaacatatcgcTATATTAAGTAAAAGGCCAATATTAGTTTGGTGTGCGATAATACATTGGCCGTTTACTTGAGgaaaacggccaataagcatttttgttttgttttggttttttggctacgttttttgtttgaaaatgacTTAAACACAATCAAACATCATTTcttatattctggttgcagttgaaaactggaaaaatcCATCCAGCTACAATCGGTTTTTCTCCTGTTTAGTGCTAATCCACgatgtcggaagtagtgcgctggatagcgcatcattgtacgaaAACAGCGCATGACTTCCGACGTGATTCCATTGTttagaaccagagaaaatacgattggCGCTAGTTGGATTTTCctgttttcaactgcaaccagaataatcGAGTGCATTAAAATAAAACAGAAGAAAGCATTTTTCTTAGCAttcttatttaaaaaatctcaaatcatcgtagaaatatgcaaaatataaaaacgaCACTGCATTCAACTACCCAGCTAATTGATTTAAAGCTTAAAACAAATTGAGTATGTCCATAATACTTTTTGAGACGTAATAAAATAAGTTTAGTAAAAGGCCAACAGATAATTTGACGTTTCAGCAAAGGGCCAAAAGTAAACGGCCAAAAAGCCACACGATTGAAGTAAAAGGCCATTAAACTTTTTGATCGAAATCTATCGAGTTTAATA encodes:
- the LOC131683059 gene encoding angiotensin-converting enzyme-like, with translation MPPYFISILIVILTIGTLQAGVVRRSSSSPSSSSDSQTDAERKARGLVERCEKHYQEAKAKQTHAAWAYASNITEPNLIRKGQAATEFAAVAKFVAQDVRQHDYRSFRDEDLKRRIKKLAKLDYAALPENQFKELFAAVSSMESNYAKAKICSYKDESNCNLALDPEITEVMATSRDPEELRYYWVKWHDKAGKPVKESFQKYVELNKESAKINGFNNGAEVWLGEYDDPTFEQQVQDVITQIRPLYEQIHAYVRFKLREKYGASVVSAKGAIPIHLLGNMWGQTWDNIVDFTTPFPEKKLLDVTDEMIKQGYTPLKMFQMGDDFFQSLNMTKLPQAFWDKSILEKPTDGRDLVCHASAWDFFAKDDVRIKQCTRVNMREFFIVHHELGHIQYYLQYQHQPVEYRRGANPGFHEAVGDVLSLSVSTPKHLKRVGLLKDYEEDEQVKINQFYQSGVTKFVFLPFAYTMDKYRWSIFRGEIKPEEYNCRFWQLRSQFSGIEPPVVRSEQDFDPPAKYHVSADVEYLRYFVSYVIQFQFHKAACKLAGEYVPGDSEKTLNNCDIYQSTEAGNKLKEMLSLGASKPWPDAMEILTGERKMSADAILEYFKPLHDWLSQENKRLGAHVGWTDSEKCVTNNFDFMPSRK